A single region of the Salvia miltiorrhiza cultivar Shanhuang (shh) chromosome 8, IMPLAD_Smil_shh, whole genome shotgun sequence genome encodes:
- the LOC130998170 gene encoding uncharacterized protein LOC130998170 gives MKGNLIFANGLQKADSNSNPLWKWKGIDLATRKPENKLYSVPEFFHEKIDDAVLGPGVGAGIGCGAGLGLGVVGGAGLFSSPWNNLRVAFGVGIGCGVGVGVGYGQGYGGGFSLESLRSYWLKPRSKSKGRVRV, from the coding sequence ATGAAGGGGAATCTGATTTTCGCCAACGGTTTACAGAAGGCTGATTCGAATTCAAATCCTCTGTGGAAGTGGAAAGGAATCGATTTGGCGACGAGAAAGCCCGAAAACAAGCTGTATTCGGTGCCGGAATTCTTCCACGAGAAGATAGATGACGCTGTCCTCGGCCCCGGAGTCGGCGCCGGAATTGGCTGCGGCGCGGGGTTGGGGTTGGGGGTGGTCGGCGGCGCCGGCTTATTCAGCTCGCCGTGGAATAATCTTAGAGTGGCATTTGGCGTCGGAATTGGATGCGGCGTGGGTGTTGGAGTCGGGTACGGGCAGGGATACGGCGGAGGGTTCAGCTTGGAATCCCTTAGATCTTATTGGCTGAAGCCCAGATCCAAATCTAAGGGCCGGGTTCGGGTTTAG
- the LOC130998171 gene encoding uncharacterized protein LOC130998171: protein MEIIQFASSMRRRRGYNRLSPKNRSKMQVARLGGATKRSWRVRLAPKLRLIRAASPLRLWSKLKNAYMNMMLRVAENSGSSNTANVFGSKRMPKARGAPATYSNTEFENRLIFEIYKSMVSSFELGYNK from the coding sequence ATGGAAATTATCCAATTTGCGTCGAGTATGAGGAGGAGGAGAGGCTACAACAGGCTGTCGCCCAAAAACAGAAGCAAAATGCAAGTGGCGAGATTGGGAGGAGCGACGAAGCGTTCGTGGCGGGTGCGGCTGGCGCCGAAGCTGCGGCTGATTAGGGCGGCGTCGCCGCTGAGGCTGTGGAGCAAATTGAAGAACGCGTACATGAACATGATGCTGAGGGTAGCTGAGAATTCTGGATCTTCGAACACCGCCAATGTTTTTGGGTCGAAGAGGATGCCCAAAGCCAGAGGTGCTCCCGCCACCTATTCCAATACAGAGTTCGAGAACAGGCTTATTTTCGAGATCTACAAATCCATGGTGTCTTCTTTTGAATTGGGTTACAACAAATAG